One Antedon mediterranea chromosome 1, ecAntMedi1.1, whole genome shotgun sequence genomic window, aatcacttacttttgattggccagtattacacaccgttcgcttgttcgtgatttcaaaccatgatatttgaagcatcgactttccaaacggcgatttttcgcaccgaacgtattttcttgagttaaagtggttgcatttcaatcacctactttcgattggccagtattacacaccgttcgcttgttcgtgatttAATGTGATAACATTTCATTCGACAACTTTTCAAACGTTAGCTTTTGGCTCCGCTTACGTATATATcagttgatatactattttttaattttcatactttCCATACATCAGTTTTGTACATCATTCGCATTTACGCATGTAAAGTGTAGATATTCCACTCGACAAGTTTTAAAACGgtagtttttgttttattgtttaattgtaaCTGTTGGCGCCGATTTTATattggggtgggggggggggggaggtgttCGGTACTGAATGTGAacagtacacatttttaaatatggtaCCTCTACATGTCCGGAAATTACACTCTCTCAAAAAAGGGTTTTTTTTTCCGTAGTGTGTAATATTAAATCAACCACAACCACAACCGTAAGATGAGAACATTTTAGGAACAATGGACATGTTATGCCCTGAAATTGTACTCATTAAAAATATTCCAGCTAGAATAAAATGTATAGTCCCCTCTCATATTCCCAAAAGTCTTTAACATGGCGTATGTTCCTATTGCTATTGCTTTGCAAGAAATCTGTCAAACACTTGAACAGTATGTGAATGGTAACATTGATAGAAATCTATTAATGCCACTCCCAATGCGACTGGAGGTTATTATCGAAACGATAATCGGGCATGAAAATATCCGGTTAGAGGTAATCGATAATCTTGTAGCGAGTAAAAGAGCGATAGAAGAAGTCATTGGCCCAGGCCAGGTAGGAGACGAACATCCCACTACGGACTCTGCCATGATTCACACTGGCAGACCAGGACGGGCAAGATTTGTGATCGGGCGTAGTCAGCTGCAGTTCTTTGTGGGTGCGTATTATTTTTAGGCCTCCTAGGTtttgggcctaggcctatgtatcaTTATCTACTTTAATTATTTCTTGTCTTTGGTAAAGTGGCTACCATCGAAGTAAgtaattcattcattaaattaaattcgTGTTTCGGAAGCCATCTTCTTCTTGAAGAGAGTGGCAAACAGTCGTAACCAGCCGAGccttaaaaacaattattttttgttttttacgctCGGCTGATCATGGTTGTTTATCATCTTTGTAAGATAGTAGCACGAACATAGTGtgtttaatacaaatttaaagtaggcctaacgacctttacttttatgtgaaacaaattttgtaatttaaatattaatatattgcaTGACAAAAGGTAGGTAGGTTGCatgataggtaggcctactgtattatttttttttaaattattatgagGCTCTTGCAATAATAAGCATGTAGAGTCTTTTTTCTCTCGAAAATATTAccttacagtacagtactttgaATTATTTCTTAGAATTTTCTAGCCAATATATTATCCAATTCCCATATAAcaatttagtattaataatgaacaaaatttggtgtttttgtaaaCCTAATATTTTACTTTCCGTTCAGTCTTCTCTCCATAGTCAGTTATTTTCATTTACTTCGTAGACAACAACTTTACTGTTCAGGACATGAGTAAAATGTTTTCTGTAAGTAAAAGAACGATAGAAAGGAGGCTACAAGAATACAACATGACAACAAGAAACTACACAGATATTTCTTCCGAGTTTCTAGACGCGCGTATTGGCATGATAACCATGAATTTTCCAAGATCAGGTaggtatttaaaatatacagaatGGCTTGTTTTGTTACGCGACGGACTTTAGAATAGAAGAAGTACTCCTTCGACATGATAAGCATACAAAATAAGGATTATTTTTTGAAAGGTTGGGTTAGATACGATGATCGCATCATTTATTGATGGGATGGGATTCTTTCTAAATGATAGAGAGTAGTACCACTGTTTGTAGCGGTAGCTATTTGCATAGTTTgcttatttgtttttctttattcatCATTTCATCTTAACACTAGGACTTAAGTCAATTGAGGCTCATTTGATGAAAGACGGCATACGAGTACGAAGAGAAGCATTGCGAGATTCTGTCAAAAGGGTTGATCCCGTTGGGCGTCATTTGCGGTCTCTGCGTTGCATACGCAGACGAGTTTATTCAGTGCCATCTCCGTTGGCTCTGTGGCACATAGACGGGAATCATAAACTAATAAAGTAGGTCTACACGTTTACGATATGTTATGATCAAAACAGATTCGTAGGCAACCCGACGCAGATATGAAAAATGATAATGTAAATGTaagaaatttacattttatgatACAATAACATAAAAGTATTTTCAGTTTCCTTTATAATTGTCGTATGTTTGATTCTACAGATGGAGGTGTGTGATTCATGGAGGTATTGATGGTTATAGTAGAGCGATAGTGTACCTAAAACTCAGTACAAATAACAGGGCATGCACGGTTCTAACTTGTTTCCAGGAAGCTGTCAGAAAATGGGGATTGCCGTCGAGGGTGAGAGCGGACAAGGGGATCGAAAATGTTGATGTGGCTCGCTTAATGTTGAACCACCCTTCTAGAGGACCAGGCAGAGGTAGTTTTATTACTGGAAAAAGTGTTCATAACAGCAGGATTGAAAGATTGTGGAGAGATGTATTTGAGGCTGTTATATGTTCCTGGCGCACATTCTTTAGCAGTTTGGAAACCATGGGTTGTTTGGACCCAGATAACGAGgcgcatatttttattttacatttcatttatGTACCCATTATTAATAGTATGTTGATGGATTTCCAACTGATGTGGAACAACCACAAACTGCGGACCGAGCACAACAAAACCCCAAATCAATTGTTCATAATGGGTATACAAAATATTGCATCCGATGCAAGCATCATAGCGTCTGAGTACTTTGAAGCCATACCAGAGGTAACGTGGAGTTGTATAaattaaagtaataaataaaaccTTCATTTTATACGGTATTCTTGGATTTAGAATGTAAGGCGAACGGATGTTCGTATAATTTGTTTGTCGTAACAACTACGTTATTATAAACCTGTAAcaaaaactgttttaaaaataGTCTCCCCGACACACACATTATACGTGAGAAACTACTTGTATAGTTAGCCGTTACCgtacacattttaattttaccgTGTCTTGTATGATCTACCTAATCTTCTTTCATTATTTTGGCTTATTGTAGGAAAGTGTTCAGCAGTATGGTATAGATCCAAACTCACCCCTTCCAGAAGAAAATGATGGTATAGTTGTCCCTGACACTGCCTGTCCAATGAATGATGAACAACTCTCTTTATTTAAGGATGAAATAGACAATGCGCTAAATAATGCAGTTGATATTTGGGATGCAACTCCTTATTTACGAGGCTTAGATATTGTTTCTGAATTTTGATGAGTAATAATGACTATTGTGAAtgtttaaaatagaaaattatcATAAtgcatatattaataatttggtTGGCATTTACACTTTAGTATTGGAAATCAGGCTGTGTGAATATCGATTGTTTTGAAAAACAACTTATTCTCAAAtgaatgttaatgtttttattagttaattatattaggcctaaaaatatCTGTGTAGATTGGggatagagagagagagagcatGTTGCACAATTTTACTGATTGGTGTATTTAATGACTGCCTTAATTGTTAATTAACAACAAGTTTCTTTAATTGTTAAAGAAAAACGTTTATTGCCATTAAATTGAAAAGGTTATTATATGTCCTAAAATCAATACCGTAGTCAACATATGATTTGctttaacattttttctactGATGTGTAAACTAAATATGtttgttgaaaataatgttGTACTTAATGTTTCAAGAACTGCCGACACTAAAATGTTTAgaatcaaatattatatttcatttatttagatCTACCCTGTACAGGGGGTTTAAGAACTGGTATGCCTAATGTTTAAAACGGAAATAATATGAAAACGTATTAGCTCATAACAACCCTTTCAACCATCGCTCATCTTCTTCTGTCATATATCTTTCCGTTATGTAAATACAAATTACCACCACTCTTTCTCAACGGTCACCTCCTCTATCCACTCTCCATGTCCTAAATTGAAGCATTATGGATTTTGCTCTGTGATTGAACCAACCCATATCTACAGTAGAAAACTTTATTTAAAGTATGTCACTTGCTTTGTTCTGACCCACTTAGGTCTACACATTACCAAAAAACTGTTGAGAAAATGCCAAATCATACATATTGAACAGTGTGTCTTTTGGCGGCAGACTGCATGTTAAACCTGGCCGTGGAAGTTGCATACTGTTAATACACGTGTTGGCAGACGGGAGAAAAGAACCTGCTGTTTCTGTAAATACTATTTGTGGATGGAGAACAAAACCCAACACTGGTTCTTCATCCGTTCCGGTCACAAACTGCAACAGATGACCAAGCGTCAGGTGACCTCTTCTACCACCTATGAAAAAGAGAGGTAAAAGTCAAAACAAATCAAGTCATAACAAAACCCTTTTAGCCATCGCATCAGTAAGTGACTTGGCTTAAATGCTTTGAATAGTTTTAACACTGCATGTTCTGATATGAATTAAAAGTAATGAGGTttaagaaaatttgaaaaatgtcGGAGTAAAGCGAATTTATTTTGGTATGTTACGGTTATTGCTCTTTTTTGCCATTTTAGACACTGTTATTATATGGTTTGCGACGGCAACAACAAATACTTCACTTGTATAGCGGACACATCCACTACAAGTGTGCTCAATGCAATATTcctttattgtttgtttattgttttccaCACATAATAAACTTAAAGTTAAATTGTACTAAACAAAAAGTGACTTCAGAAATACACATAAATAAAAAAGGGTAAGTGTGTGGAAGCCAAAATAAGCTTGAGAACTTTAGGGCATGGCCACCGGTTAAAATAAGGGTTTAAACAAATAATGGATTGCATTATGCTACAGTAGGGCAGAAAAAGGAAAATATACGAACAGACAGTCTGTGTTTTTCTATAACTTATAACTTACTAGCAACCTCTCTGACGTAGTCCAGAAATTGGGCATATACAGAACTTTCAAATATCTTAGTGTTTGAGCCATCGCTGCCTTTAAAAGATGGCTTCAACAAttctttcatcttttttacAGATAATAGTGCTGCAGGGCTGGGTCGAAAAAGATGAACAAATGTTGGTATGTGACAACAAAGCTATAGAAAATAATTAGATAAAATGGTAGACAAGTGAATTGAATTTACAATTTTCAGTTGATCATTGAACGCATTACATTATTGTTTCAAGCAGAGATGAAGCATTATAGTGATTGGATCTGACGTATgcatatcattgtgttttagtTACTTATTTAAAGATATGGATCAGAAGCTTAAACTGGCAGTAACTGGTTTTGCGCTCTGTATATGTATATTGTAGCAGTACTGTACGACATACCTGATATATCCCCAACTTTGCGAGTCCCTTTCTTAAATTGGTTATGCACTCAGAAGGAGCACTGCTGTTGACGAGTTCGTCGATAAGGTCACTGTGCATGAATTGTGGCAATTTGCCATTCTGGACGATACTCATAGCTGTTAAAAGATAaccatttttaaatacattaaatcATTATAACAGTACCGTACtagtaaaaagaaacaaaataaaacatacggTATAAGGCTATTAGGAaccaatttggtgaaaacaattgttgcATTTACACGCCACGTCACACGTCAAGGAACCTCAAATAGCACCGTGAATCGCGTGATTTTATTGTAAGTAGACATTGAAAACCTACCCATTATTATGCCGATGTAGTAATATTCCTCGGGAACGTGTTCTTTCATACCGTTATCAAAATAACCATCTTTTATTGCTCTTAAAGCCAACACAAAAAATTCTTTCCTCGGGCCGCCATAATCGGCTGCTCTCTGTGTGTAAGATATGAAATTACTGTATAGCAACACGGTTAACATCTCATTTTAACTAAAATGCTTTGAATATATTCGATTAGTTTTTACaaattcaattgtttttttttattatcattgtatttcaaaaggttaattttatttattacaataaaaatgtatttaatataccTCATCATAGAATTGCACTTCCAGTGTTTTGCGGTAGTCGGCCATATCCCTAATTTCCGAAAAAGCAGTTGCAAGCACATCTTCTCTATTAATCATAATAAAATTTGTTTCCCCTTCGATTACCTCTGCTTCATCTTCTATCTCTAGTGGTCTTCCTGAAACAATAGCTTTTTGGTAATAACGTAGCACTTCTACAGGATTCCCATTAATGTTGTGGGTATTGCAGTAATTCACGGTATCTTTGACAATTGTTTCAATAGTAGTAAGAGCAGGTTCTCGTTCGTTACGTTCTGGTTCGTTAACaaactaaaaataacaattatttttgtaaatgatGATACTCATCAAAACCGAAAGCTATAGTACATACTCTTGCAATAATACATAACTTCTATTATAACATAGCTAGGTAGCTTATCTTTTTCACTGAAATCGCACTATGTTTAGTTTTTTAGTTCTAAAagttgtttatataattatatttaaataatgaacTAGGAACTAGCTTCACAGACATTGAATGAGTAGTGCCTACGTACAATGTTTTCAACAATTTCTAAGTCTAAGTTCTGTTCTGTTCTGTTCTGTTCTAAGTTCTCGGAGGCCGGTATTGGTTCGGTGGCCGGTATTGTTTCGGTGGCCGGTACTTCATGTAGTCCCGGTTCCAGGTCACTGTCTGAACTTGAATCTTCGTTCTGGGGTTCAATAAGAGaagataatgtacagtaatattgcGTGGTCGAGTGAAAAAAAAGTTGTTAGCCTAAATTATGAtagaaatattcaaattaagcattttgttatgttaaaaatgtattatacaaatcaaataaaaaaaggagAATATTGATAATATCTGAAAACCGGTAATTACCGGCAAGTCCGTATCGGGAAAATTGATTTTCAATTCTCGTTTCTGAAAACTGAAACTGATTACCAATACTACTTTCTTCTCTTTCACAGGTAATTACCATGCAATATTTGATGTGCACTTTCATGTTCTTCATGGAAATGTTGGCCCtacaatttaaacatttttctcGGGCTTCCACTAATGGTATTTCTGCCTCCGGTATATCCCGCTGCAATGGGCGAATGTATAATTTTCCAGAACCAAATGTTCTAAGGTCTTGAACTTTACATGGCCCGTAATGGACAACAATCAG contains:
- the LOC140052688 gene encoding uncharacterized protein, whose product is MSDDLRSVLQVLQGLANSITNTPSSATISNSSSELSTTTTTSHAASTSRPSSRSTLSSSASTSSTPSRDQSIASEHRRLFNRNYRQTPYNRGHSNNSTSSKPSGKGRTLTRFLVCLMEHKMETVPTVAQRRKLKDNGYGEKKIVFPAEGNQDDFCNLVFKTFPLLANCGGFEITTGDRKKLIVVHYGPCKVQDLRTFGSGKLYIRPLQRDIPEAEIPLVEAREKCLNCRANISMKNMKVHIKYCMNEDSSSDSDLEPGLHEVPATETIPATEPIPASENLEQNRTEQNLDLEIVENIFVNEPERNEREPALTTIETIVKDTVNYCNTHNINGNPVEVLRYYQKAIVSGRPLEIEDEAEVIEGETNFIMINREDVLATAFSEIRDMADYRKTLEVQFYDERAADYGGPRKEFFVLALRAIKDGYFDNGMKEHVPEEYYYIGIIMAMSIVQNGKLPQFMHSDLIDELVNSSAPSECITNLRKGLAKLGIYQLCCHIPTFVHLFRPSPAALLSVKKMKELLKPSFKGSDGSNTKIFESSVYAQFLDYVREVASGRRGHLTLGHLLQFVTGTDEEPVLGFVLHPQIVFTETAGSFLPSANTCINSMQLPRPGLTCSLPPKDTLFNMYDLAFSQQFFGNV
- the LOC140052698 gene encoding uncharacterized protein translates to MAYVPIAIALQEICQTLEQYVNGNIDRNLLMPLPMRLEVIIETIIGHENIRLEVIDNLVASKRAIEEVIGPGQVGDEHPTTDSAMIHTGRPGRARFVIGRSQLQFFVDNNFTVQDMSKMFSVSKRTIERRLQEYNMTTRNYTDISSEFLDARIGMITMNFPRSGLKSIEAHLMKDGIRVRREALRDSVKRVDPVGRHLRSLRCIRRRVYSVPSPLALWHIDGNHKLIKWRCVIHGGIDGYSRAIVYLKLSTNNRACTVLTCFQEAVRKWGLPSRVRADKGIENVDVARLMLNHPSRGPGRGSFITGKSVHNSRIERLWRDVFEAVICSWRTFFSSLETMGCLDPDNEAHIFILHFIYVPIINSMLMDFQLMWNNHKLRTEHNKTPNQLFIMGIQNIASDASIIASEYFEAIPEESVQQYGIDPNSPLPEENDGIVVPDTACPMNDEQLSLFKDEIDNALNNAVDIWDATPYLRGLDIVSEF